The proteins below come from a single Ruegeria sp. SCSIO 43209 genomic window:
- a CDS encoding C4-dicarboxylate TRAP transporter substrate-binding protein has protein sequence MKNWTKRSLMGFALAGTMALPLAAEETISAVVIDGYPDRALWVKEFTNFFIPEVDKRLADSGNYKMNWQENYGGSIVKPKGVLEGIQLGLGDIGIVTTIFHSSKLPSQGISGSTPFVSSDSRAVAKAVDEIAREYPAMQNEFAAQNQVYLATGVVLDTYQVFCKEPVSAVSDLEGRKVAGAGLNLRYLEGIKDAAGVRGGLTDFYNMLQTGLVDCAMLWPEAAKTFKIAEVAPYMLKADLGAVNSKTITVNSDYWAKLPDEVKGVLQAVAIDYRDHVAGIAMDRAAASRDAYTEAGGTIVEVSDEDRAAWANAMPNVAQEWAATLNENGEQGDAILAAYLGKLQDAGFTGVRDWTAE, from the coding sequence ATGAAAAACTGGACTAAACGCAGCCTAATGGGATTTGCTCTGGCAGGCACCATGGCGTTGCCTCTTGCAGCAGAAGAGACCATTTCCGCCGTCGTGATTGATGGCTATCCCGATCGGGCCTTGTGGGTGAAAGAATTCACCAACTTCTTCATTCCAGAAGTGGACAAGCGGCTGGCCGACTCCGGCAACTACAAGATGAACTGGCAAGAGAACTATGGCGGTTCGATCGTAAAGCCGAAGGGCGTGCTGGAAGGGATCCAGCTTGGCCTTGGCGACATCGGCATTGTCACAACTATCTTCCATTCGTCCAAGTTGCCCAGTCAGGGGATATCGGGGTCGACCCCCTTCGTGTCATCGGACTCTCGCGCGGTAGCCAAAGCCGTGGATGAGATCGCGCGCGAATACCCAGCGATGCAAAATGAGTTCGCTGCGCAGAACCAAGTCTATCTGGCGACCGGTGTAGTGCTCGATACTTATCAGGTTTTTTGTAAAGAGCCGGTCTCGGCTGTTTCTGATCTGGAAGGCCGAAAAGTGGCAGGGGCGGGACTGAACCTCCGATATCTCGAAGGTATCAAAGATGCAGCGGGGGTTCGCGGTGGCCTGACCGATTTCTACAATATGCTGCAAACCGGCCTTGTTGATTGTGCGATGCTGTGGCCTGAAGCCGCCAAGACCTTCAAGATCGCCGAAGTAGCTCCTTACATGCTCAAAGCTGACTTGGGTGCCGTGAACTCCAAGACGATCACAGTGAATTCTGACTATTGGGCAAAGTTGCCGGATGAAGTCAAAGGCGTTCTGCAGGCCGTCGCAATTGACTACCGTGATCATGTGGCTGGCATCGCTATGGACCGGGCTGCGGCCTCAAGGGACGCATACACCGAAGCCGGCGGGACGATTGTCGAAGTTTCGGACGAAGACCGAGCGGCCTGGGCCAACGCAATGCCAAATGTAGCACAGGAATGGGCAGCCACACTGAATGAGAACGGTGAACAAGGCGACGCGATACTGGCCGCTTATCTCGGCAAGCTGCAGGACGCCGGTTTTACCGGAGTGCGTGACTGGACAGCCGAGTAA